In the Flavobacterium sp. J372 genome, one interval contains:
- a CDS encoding ribonuclease Z codes for MKTEQKGHTTIIRDTQGDLATFCEKITAEYNSFKGSNIILDITRDKGLDLNDVLAFLQLSNKHRKAKKSFVVVASGLDFNDMPDEMVVVPTLQEAHDIIEMEEIERDLGF; via the coding sequence ATGAAAACAGAACAAAAAGGACATACTACTATAATTCGTGATACACAAGGCGACCTGGCCACTTTCTGTGAAAAAATCACAGCAGAATATAATAGTTTTAAAGGCAGTAATATAATTCTTGATATCACTCGTGATAAAGGCCTTGATTTAAATGATGTGCTTGCTTTTTTGCAGCTATCAAACAAACACCGTAAAGCAAAAAAGTCTTTTGTTGTTGTGGCATCAGGCCTTGACTTTAACGACATGCCCGACGAGATGGTTGTGGTTCCTACATTACAGGAAGCACATGACATCATTGAAATGGAAGAAATTGAGCGTGATTTGGGCTTCTGA
- a CDS encoding ribonuclease Z: protein MNLTILGCYAATPRTLTNPTSQVLEMKGRMFLIDCGEGTQVQLRKNKIKFSKICHVFISHLHGDHVYGLIGLISTFSLLNRQQDLHVHGPKGVKEIILLQLKLSNSWTGYNLYFHELEGDEPQVVFEDEKVIVTTLPLKHRIYTNGFLFQEKPGERKLNIAAVQHYGIETCYYQKIKSGGDIKLDDGRVIPNAELTFDPPQPKSYAFCSDTMYKEDLLPLLNGVDVIYHESTFLESEAHLCERTMHSTAKQAASIARQANAKQLILGHFSTRYSSIELFKEEASEIFENVHLADDGKVFNFDY from the coding sequence TTGAACCTAACCATCCTTGGCTGCTATGCCGCAACACCGCGTACCCTCACAAATCCTACTTCACAGGTGTTGGAAATGAAGGGCAGGATGTTCCTTATAGATTGCGGCGAGGGCACGCAGGTTCAGCTTCGGAAGAATAAAATAAAGTTCTCAAAAATTTGCCATGTTTTCATTTCTCACCTGCATGGCGATCATGTGTACGGACTTATAGGTTTAATTTCCACATTTTCATTGCTTAACCGCCAGCAGGATTTGCACGTTCATGGGCCAAAAGGCGTAAAAGAAATCATTTTGCTTCAGTTGAAATTATCTAACTCATGGACAGGCTATAACCTTTATTTTCATGAGCTGGAAGGTGATGAGCCGCAAGTGGTGTTTGAAGATGAGAAAGTTATTGTAACCACACTGCCATTAAAGCACAGGATATATACAAACGGGTTCCTGTTTCAGGAAAAACCGGGAGAGCGAAAGCTCAATATTGCTGCAGTACAGCATTATGGTATTGAAACTTGTTATTACCAGAAAATAAAGAGTGGCGGAGATATAAAACTGGATGACGGCAGGGTGATCCCGAATGCTGAACTGACCTTTGACCCGCCGCAGCCAAAGAGCTATGCTTTTTGTTCAGATACTATGTATAAAGAAGATTTGCTGCCACTGCTTAATGGTGTTGATGTGATTTACCATGAAAGTACCTTTCTTGAAAGTGAAGCCCATTTGTGTGAGCGCACCATGCACTCAACCGCAAAACAGGCAGCATCTATTGCCAGGCAGGCAAATGCAAAGCAGCTTATTTTAGGACATTTTTCAACCAGGTACAGCTCGATTGAGTTATTTAAAGAAGAAGCCTCTGAAATATTTGAAAATGTACATTTGGCAGATGACGGGAAAGTATTTAACTTCGATTATTAG
- the pdxH gene encoding pyridoxamine 5'-phosphate oxidase, whose translation MNDLSNYRRSYEKSQLLEATVPDFPIELFTMWFQEAEKAGISGEVNAMTISSIGLDGYPKSRIVLLKSFSEEGFTFFTNYNSEKGKAIAANPNVCLSFFWPEVERQVIIKGRAEKVDESVSTAYFDSRPEGSRLGAIISPQSEVIPSREFLDGKLTEDLPLQRPEHWGGYLVKPVEIEFWQGRANRLHDRMRYKLTIDGTWQRDRLAP comes from the coding sequence ATGAACGACCTAAGCAATTACCGCAGATCATACGAGAAAAGCCAGCTGCTTGAAGCTACCGTGCCTGATTTCCCTATCGAGCTATTTACAATGTGGTTTCAGGAAGCCGAAAAGGCCGGGATTTCAGGCGAAGTCAACGCTATGACAATATCATCAATAGGTCTGGACGGCTACCCAAAATCACGTATTGTTTTACTGAAAAGCTTTAGCGAAGAGGGCTTTACTTTTTTCACGAACTATAATTCAGAGAAAGGGAAAGCCATAGCTGCCAACCCTAATGTTTGTTTATCGTTCTTTTGGCCGGAAGTTGAGAGGCAAGTAATAATAAAGGGACGCGCTGAAAAGGTTGATGAATCAGTTTCAACAGCGTATTTCGACAGCAGGCCTGAAGGCAGCAGGCTGGGGGCTATCATTTCGCCTCAGAGTGAAGTTATCCCGTCACGTGAATTCCTTGATGGGAAACTTACAGAAGATTTGCCGCTGCAAAGGCCGGAACACTGGGGTGGCTATCTTGTAAAACCGGTTGAAATTGAGTTTTGGCAGGGAAGGGCCAACCGCCTTCATGACCGTATGAGGTATAAGCTTACCATTGACGGCACTTGGCAGCGCGACAGGCTGGCGCCATAA
- a CDS encoding histidine phosphatase family protein yields the protein MKNLILIRHAKSSWDAPLTDKDRPLSKRGISDAHLMAGNIDGYLPKSFVMWSSTAQRAKNTAHIFAESLSVPEETIIFKDDLYTFEEKKLENVIKSCDNQFDNLILFGHNSAITNFVNIFGNLPIDNVPTAGFVSLSFDNDSWEDISRGTTEKVLFPSDLKKYDSPYTGKQVY from the coding sequence ATGAAAAATCTTATTCTGATACGTCACGCCAAATCAAGCTGGGATGCTCCGCTTACAGATAAAGACAGGCCGCTAAGCAAGAGGGGTATAAGTGATGCCCACCTCATGGCGGGGAATATTGATGGTTACCTGCCAAAATCATTTGTTATGTGGAGCAGTACGGCACAGCGCGCTAAAAATACAGCACATATTTTTGCAGAAAGCCTTTCGGTGCCCGAAGAAACAATCATATTTAAAGACGACCTCTATACCTTTGAAGAAAAGAAGCTTGAAAATGTAATTAAAAGCTGCGATAACCAATTTGATAACCTAATTCTTTTTGGTCATAATAGCGCGATTACTAATTTTGTTAATATCTTTGGAAATCTGCCGATAGATAATGTACCTACGGCAGGTTTTGTGTCTCTTTCTTTCGACAATGATAGTTGGGAAGATATAAGCAGGGGGACAACAGAAAAGGTATTGTTTCCAAGCGATTTAAAGAAATATGATTCACCATACACCGGTAAACAGGTATATTGA
- the ppk1 gene encoding polyphosphate kinase 1, with translation MIHHTPVNRYIDREKSWLAFNARVLQEAGDENVPLLDRLRFLGIFSNNLDEFFRVRYAAIRRLREEGHSGEKELNGISAQKLLKEITDIVIEQQSESLRTLSVIEKELEKENIFMVNERELNKEQENYLKDFFIQRVGPELVTIILNDLDEFPLLKDTSGYLAVKLVMRPANAEEEINRQVRYAVVEIPKTINRFVVLPSPDERQFIIMLDDVIRQNIQSIFNIFDYESISAHMIKITRDAQLDIDSDQSKSLMEKISSSVKDRRIGEVVRFVYDQAIEKDTLDFFLTRMEIDTTDSVIPGGRYHNRRDYMDFPNLGRYDLLYKKNVPLPIPGLSLEGSILQRIKQKDYLLNAPYQSFAYVIKFLREAALDPKVFSIKITLYRLAKNSQIVSSLINAAKNGKKVTVQIELQARFDEASNISYAEMMQTEGINLIFGVKGLKVHSKVCVVERLEEGKVKRYGFISTGNFNEATAKVYTDVTLFTSFTPIMKEVSKIFDFFDVNYRVHRYKHLFVSPHYTRSKFYKLIEREILNAIAGKPAFMKLKMNSLTDLRMIDKLYEAGREGVRIQLQIRGICCLIPGVPGMSDNIEAISIVDNYLEHSRVYIFGNAGEPEVFISSADFMTRNLDARVEVTCPIYDPEIKNELIDNFDIGWKGNVKARLHSENMENKYRKRPDEKVFRAQLETYNYYRNKLDVIYEQL, from the coding sequence ATGATTCACCATACACCGGTAAACAGGTATATTGACAGAGAAAAAAGCTGGCTGGCATTTAACGCCAGGGTATTACAGGAAGCCGGGGATGAAAACGTCCCGTTACTTGACAGGCTTCGTTTTTTAGGGATATTTTCAAACAACCTTGATGAGTTTTTCCGTGTACGCTATGCTGCTATACGCCGACTGCGTGAAGAAGGCCATAGTGGCGAAAAGGAGCTTAACGGGATTTCTGCGCAAAAACTCCTGAAAGAGATAACCGATATCGTTATTGAGCAGCAAAGCGAGAGCCTTCGCACCCTTAGCGTAATTGAAAAAGAGCTCGAGAAGGAAAATATCTTCATGGTTAATGAGAGAGAGCTTAACAAGGAGCAGGAAAATTACCTTAAAGATTTCTTTATTCAGCGTGTGGGCCCCGAGCTTGTAACCATTATACTTAATGATCTTGACGAGTTTCCGCTGCTGAAAGACACATCGGGATACCTTGCCGTAAAACTTGTGATGAGGCCCGCAAATGCCGAAGAAGAAATAAACAGGCAGGTGCGCTATGCCGTAGTAGAAATTCCTAAAACAATAAACCGCTTTGTGGTTTTGCCTTCGCCTGATGAGCGGCAGTTCATCATAATGCTTGACGATGTTATCAGGCAAAACATCCAGAGTATCTTCAATATATTTGATTACGAGAGCATCTCTGCTCATATGATAAAGATAACCCGCGATGCCCAGCTTGATATTGACAGTGACCAGAGCAAGAGTCTGATGGAGAAAATATCCAGCAGCGTAAAAGACCGCAGGATTGGTGAAGTGGTACGTTTTGTATATGACCAAGCTATAGAGAAAGACACTCTTGATTTCTTCCTCACGCGAATGGAAATTGATACCACGGACAGCGTTATACCTGGAGGCCGTTACCACAACCGCCGTGATTATATGGATTTCCCCAACCTGGGGAGGTATGACCTGCTGTACAAGAAAAATGTGCCGCTGCCAATACCGGGGCTGAGCCTTGAAGGAAGTATCCTGCAACGGATAAAGCAGAAAGACTACCTGTTGAATGCGCCCTACCAGTCATTTGCTTATGTTATAAAATTCCTGCGTGAAGCCGCGCTTGACCCTAAAGTTTTCTCTATCAAAATTACCCTGTATCGCCTTGCAAAGAATTCGCAGATAGTTAGTTCACTTATAAACGCCGCGAAGAATGGCAAGAAAGTGACAGTACAGATAGAACTTCAGGCAAGGTTTGATGAAGCAAGCAATATTTCTTATGCCGAAATGATGCAAACAGAAGGCATCAACCTTATTTTTGGTGTTAAAGGCCTGAAAGTTCACAGCAAGGTTTGCGTGGTTGAAAGGCTTGAAGAAGGCAAAGTAAAGCGATACGGCTTTATATCAACCGGTAATTTTAATGAGGCTACGGCAAAGGTGTATACCGATGTAACGCTGTTTACCAGCTTCACCCCGATAATGAAAGAGGTCTCGAAGATATTTGACTTTTTTGATGTGAATTACCGTGTTCACCGTTACAAGCATTTGTTTGTATCGCCGCACTATACCCGTTCAAAATTCTACAAGCTTATTGAGCGTGAGATACTGAATGCAATTGCAGGCAAGCCGGCATTTATGAAGCTGAAAATGAATAGCCTGACTGACCTGCGGATGATTGACAAATTGTATGAGGCGGGGCGTGAGGGCGTCAGGATACAACTGCAAATACGCGGTATTTGCTGTTTGATACCGGGCGTACCCGGAATGAGCGACAATATTGAGGCGATTAGCATTGTTGATAATTACCTGGAGCATTCACGCGTATATATATTTGGCAATGCGGGTGAGCCGGAAGTGTTCATATCATCGGCAGATTTTATGACACGTAACCTTGACGCAAGGGTAGAGGTGACCTGCCCAATTTATGACCCCGAGATTAAAAATGAACTTATAGACAATTTTGACATTGGCTGGAAAGGTAATGTAAAAGCCAGGCTGCACAGCGAAAACATGGAAAACAAATACCGCAAGCGCCCTGACGAGAAGGTATTCCGCGCACAGCTGGAAACCTACAACTACTACCGCAACAAGCTTGATGTGATTTATGAACAATTATAA
- a CDS encoding Ppx/GppA phosphatase family protein, translating to MISIKKYAAIDIGSNAMRLLVSNIVEQEGKEPQFNKSSLVRVPIRLGQDAFTVGEITEENISRMVDAMKAYKLLMKVHKVERYMACATSAMREAYNGKEVVETIEREAGVKIEIIDGKKEAAIIASTDLHHFLKAEQTYLYVDVGGGSTEFSLFDNGKIIASKSFKNGTVRLLNNMVNEVVWQEIEKWIKAVTAPYDNIVMVGSGGNINKLFKLSGKKQEKPLSYFYVNSQYQFLNSMTYEQRIAELGLNPDRADVIIYATRIYLNAMKWSGARNIYVPKIGLSDGIVKAMYYNEI from the coding sequence ATGATTTCAATAAAAAAATATGCTGCTATAGATATTGGCTCAAACGCCATGAGGCTGCTTGTAAGCAATATCGTAGAGCAGGAGGGCAAGGAGCCCCAATTCAATAAAAGTTCGCTTGTGCGCGTTCCTATCCGCCTTGGGCAGGATGCCTTTACGGTAGGTGAGATAACTGAGGAAAACATCAGCCGGATGGTTGATGCCATGAAAGCCTATAAGCTTTTGATGAAAGTGCACAAGGTGGAGCGATATATGGCCTGCGCTACATCAGCCATGCGGGAAGCTTACAATGGCAAGGAAGTAGTGGAAACTATTGAGCGTGAAGCAGGCGTAAAGATTGAAATTATCGATGGCAAAAAGGAAGCGGCCATTATCGCCTCGACCGACCTTCACCATTTCCTAAAGGCTGAACAGACGTATCTTTATGTTGATGTTGGTGGTGGCAGCACAGAGTTTTCATTGTTTGATAACGGTAAGATCATAGCTTCAAAATCATTTAAGAACGGTACGGTACGGCTGCTGAATAACATGGTGAATGAGGTGGTATGGCAGGAAATAGAAAAATGGATTAAAGCCGTTACAGCGCCTTATGATAATATAGTAATGGTAGGCTCAGGCGGTAACATCAATAAGCTGTTTAAGCTGTCGGGCAAAAAGCAGGAGAAGCCACTCTCATATTTTTATGTAAACTCACAATACCAGTTCCTGAACAGTATGACATATGAGCAGCGTATTGCAGAGCTGGGCCTGAACCCTGATAGGGCCGATGTTATCATCTACGCTACCCGCATTTACCTCAACGCCATGAAGTGGAGCGGCGCCCGCAACATTTATGTGCCGAAAATAGGGTTATCTGACGGGATTGTGAAGGCGATGTATTATAATGAGATATGA
- a CDS encoding Crp/Fnr family transcriptional regulator, whose protein sequence is MIFENYLLSNINLQQQEILFISSRAQTVTLRRNDLILQAGDICRHKIFVASGLLRTYSIDANGNEHILQFSPEHTWTLDVESYDKAIPSVVNIGAVEPSEILIWEKNDFENIRAELPSFRKFAEELISRNIYYNRQRMLTTLSATPEEKYQDFIIRFPNLLQRLPLRMIASYLGISLKTLTRIRHAQLQR, encoded by the coding sequence ATGATTTTTGAAAATTACCTCTTAAGCAATATAAATTTACAACAACAGGAAATACTGTTCATCAGCAGTCGTGCCCAAACTGTAACGCTTCGCAGGAACGATCTCATATTACAAGCAGGAGATATTTGCCGCCACAAAATATTTGTAGCAAGCGGATTACTGCGAACATATAGCATTGACGCCAACGGCAATGAGCATATCCTGCAATTTTCGCCAGAGCATACCTGGACGCTTGATGTTGAAAGTTATGACAAGGCTATACCATCTGTAGTTAACATTGGCGCTGTAGAGCCTAGCGAAATATTGATTTGGGAAAAGAATGATTTTGAGAACATTCGTGCAGAATTACCATCGTTCAGGAAATTTGCGGAAGAGCTTATATCGAGAAACATTTATTACAACCGCCAGCGCATGCTTACAACGCTGAGCGCCACACCCGAAGAAAAATATCAGGATTTTATCATTCGTTTTCCAAATCTACTGCAGCGCCTACCCCTGCGTATGATAGCATCTTATCTGGGTATTTCCCTTAAAACCCTAACGCGTATACGTCACGCACAACTGCAGCGCTGA
- a CDS encoding SDR family oxidoreductase, translated as MTTFFNVAFTCFVVLKFKTMRVFVTGATGFVGSAVVNELLSAGHSVLGLSRSAEGAERLKAMDAEACVGDVNNPETLAKCASECDAVIHTAFNHDDFTRYKQNCEDDRQVIEALAESLAGTSKPLVVTSGIGVLHYDRIITEDDVVPSSDVMPRAATEEAAIAAAAKGVNAYIVRLPPTVHGKGDRGFIPMLTGMAKQNGTSAYIGEGENLWPAVHRLDAAKVYRLIVEKQPEQRVYHAVAEQGIAFKEIATEIGKGLNLPVESLSPADAEKHFGWFLHFAGMSCEASSSNTQATLRWKPSQTELLDDLEWNYF; from the coding sequence ATGACCACATTTTTCAATGTAGCTTTTACTTGCTTTGTAGTATTGAAATTTAAAACTATGCGAGTATTTGTTACAGGAGCCACGGGTTTTGTAGGCTCTGCAGTTGTAAATGAGTTATTATCTGCCGGGCACAGTGTGCTTGGCTTATCCCGCTCTGCTGAAGGTGCGGAAAGGTTAAAAGCGATGGATGCTGAAGCCTGTGTTGGTGATGTAAACAATCCCGAGACACTTGCGAAATGCGCATCAGAATGTGATGCTGTTATCCATACAGCTTTCAACCATGATGACTTTACCAGGTACAAACAAAACTGCGAAGACGACAGGCAGGTTATTGAAGCATTGGCCGAAAGCCTTGCAGGTACCTCAAAGCCGCTGGTTGTTACCTCCGGTATTGGTGTATTGCATTATGACCGTATAATAACTGAAGATGATGTTGTGCCAAGCTCAGATGTTATGCCACGCGCAGCTACTGAAGAAGCAGCTATTGCAGCCGCTGCTAAAGGTGTTAATGCTTATATTGTAAGGTTGCCGCCAACCGTGCATGGCAAAGGTGACCGTGGTTTTATACCTATGCTGACAGGCATGGCTAAGCAAAACGGTACATCAGCTTACATTGGCGAAGGAGAAAATTTATGGCCGGCAGTACACAGGCTTGACGCTGCAAAAGTTTACAGGCTGATTGTAGAAAAACAACCGGAGCAGAGGGTTTACCATGCCGTGGCAGAGCAGGGTATTGCATTTAAAGAAATCGCAACAGAGATAGGCAAAGGCCTTAACCTGCCTGTTGAGAGTTTATCTCCGGCCGATGCAGAAAAGCACTTTGGTTGGTTTCTGCATTTCGCGGGTATGAGCTGTGAGGCCTCATCATCTAACACGCAGGCCACATTGAGATGGAAACCCAGCCAGACAGAACTTCTTGACGATTTGGAATGGAATTACTTTTAA
- the sucC gene encoding ADP-forming succinate--CoA ligase subunit beta: MNLHEYQGKEILASHGVRVQRGIVASNAVEAVAAAKQLTAETGTGWHVVKAQIHAGGRGKGGGVKLAKNLQQVEELAEQIIGMNLVTPQTPPTGKKVHKVLIAEDVYYPGESETSEFYMSVLLNRGRGRNMIMYSTEGGMDIEEVAEHTPDRIFTEEIDPAVGLQGFQARRIAFNLGLSGTAFKEMTQFVAALYKAYIESDASMFEINPVLKTSDNKIMAVDAKVTIDDNALYRQKKYADMRDIREENPIEVEAKEVGLNYVDLDGTVGCMVNGAGLAMATMDLIKYAGYEPANFLDVGGTADAKRVETAFRIILKDPNVKAILINIFGGIVRCDRVAQGVVDAYKNMGDSIKVPIIVRLQGTNAELAKEIIDNSGMPILSATQFQEAADQVKKALS; the protein is encoded by the coding sequence ATGAATTTACACGAATATCAGGGAAAAGAAATACTGGCGAGCCATGGTGTGCGCGTACAGCGCGGCATCGTAGCAAGCAATGCTGTTGAAGCTGTTGCTGCTGCAAAACAGCTTACAGCTGAAACCGGCACAGGCTGGCACGTTGTTAAGGCACAGATACACGCAGGTGGCCGTGGTAAAGGCGGCGGTGTGAAGCTGGCTAAGAACCTACAGCAGGTAGAGGAACTGGCAGAGCAGATCATCGGGATGAACCTTGTAACGCCGCAAACGCCTCCAACAGGCAAAAAAGTACACAAAGTGCTTATTGCTGAAGATGTATACTACCCTGGCGAGAGTGAAACTTCAGAATTCTATATGTCGGTGCTACTTAACCGTGGCCGTGGCCGCAACATGATCATGTATTCTACCGAAGGCGGTATGGATATCGAGGAGGTTGCAGAACACACGCCTGACCGTATCTTTACTGAAGAGATTGACCCGGCTGTTGGCCTACAGGGCTTCCAGGCGCGCAGGATTGCCTTCAACCTTGGCCTTAGCGGAACTGCTTTCAAAGAAATGACTCAATTCGTTGCTGCGCTTTATAAAGCGTACATCGAAAGTGATGCCTCAATGTTTGAGATCAATCCGGTGCTTAAAACGTCTGACAATAAGATAATGGCGGTTGATGCTAAAGTTACTATTGATGACAACGCTCTTTACCGCCAGAAGAAATATGCCGACATGCGCGACATCCGTGAGGAGAACCCTATCGAGGTGGAAGCGAAAGAGGTAGGCCTTAACTATGTTGACCTTGACGGTACAGTTGGTTGTATGGTAAATGGCGCAGGCCTTGCCATGGCAACTATGGACCTTATAAAATATGCAGGCTATGAGCCAGCAAACTTCCTTGACGTGGGTGGTACGGCCGATGCCAAGAGGGTTGAGACTGCATTCCGCATCATCCTTAAAGACCCTAACGTGAAGGCTATCCTTATCAACATCTTTGGCGGTATCGTTCGTTGTGACCGTGTTGCACAGGGTGTTGTTGATGCGTACAAGAACATGGGCGACTCTATAAAAGTGCCTATTATAGTGCGCCTGCAGGGTACTAATGCCGAGCTTGCCAAAGAAATCATTGACAACTCAGGCATGCCAATCCTTTCTGCTACGCAATTCCAGGAAGCGGCAGACCAGGTTAAGAAAGCGCTTAGCTAA